ACCGAATGGCCTGGAAACCTCGCCGTTCATCCTCGAACACGCCATGTCCATGGGAGTGTCCAGGGACAGGTTGCGCGCCGGTGATCTCAGATCACCCAGTAGGTCCGTGCGAGTGTCAGTGCATAGCGCCTTCGACTTGGCCGCAAGCTGCAGTCCCTACGTGCAATTACTGCCGGGTAGCGTCATCAGTCACGGAACGGCCGGCCGTTTGCACAAGTTGGTGTTGCCCCAAGAGGTCGACGACGAACCGCGCCTTCACCTGGCGCGAAGTCCTGGGCAGGCAGTACCGAGGCGGAAACACATTATTGGGCACCGTTTGGCGCTGGAGCAGGATGAAGTGGTGCTGGTGAAGGGAGTTCGAGTGACGTCTATAGCCAGGACGTGGCTGGATCTGTCCTCGCAGCTGTCGCTGGACGAACTTGTCGTTGCCGGGGACCAGATCGTCAGTGAGCATCAGCGGAATTTTGGCCGTCGGCGCACCCCGAAAGTCTCGATGGAAGACCTCAACGCCTACATTGCCAGCAAGTCAGCCACTTCCGGGTTGTCCAAGGCACGGAAAGCGCTGGCCCTGATGCGGTTGGGCGTGGACTCGCCGCCCGAAACTCGTCTGCGGCTCATCCTGCAGCGCCAAGGACTTCCCGAATTTGTGCCGAACACCCCGATCTTTGATGAAACCGGCGATCCACAGATCTGGACCGATCTGGGGTGTCCGGCGTTCCGCATCTGCATTGAGTACGAGGGCGCGCACCATCTCACCACCGCGCAGCAAAGCCGCGACCACGAGCGGGACTACACAACAGCGCAGCTTGGGTGGATCCAGGTGAAGATCAATAAGGACGACATGGGTTCAGGTGAAAATTGGGTGACCGCCAAGGTGCAGCGCGCTCTGAAACGGCGTGGTTGGCAGGGGTAGCGCGGACCGGCGTCGCACCCTAGCTCGTCTGTTGTGCAGGTCAGGGGCTCTGACGGCAAAAGATAGCCCTTGACCTGCACAACATTTGAGGCTGCAGTCCTTGATGTGCACAACAGGCGTGGTGGGAGCCCCTGATCTCCACGGAAGAGGGGCGCCGGGCACTGAACAGGCGTGGTGGGAGCCACTGATCTCCACGGAAGAGGGTGCAGCGCGAAAAAAGGTGACGCCCCGTCCGGACTAAACCCAGAGGTCGACGATGGAGAGCCCGGTCTTGCCGAGTAGGTCCCTCAGGGTCGAGATGGAGAGGCCGACGACGGCGTGGGGGTCCCCGTCCACGCCCGTGATGAATGCGCCTCCGCGTCCGTCGATGGTGAATCCACCGGCGCAGGGCAGGGGCTCACCGGTGGCAACGTAGGCGTCAATCTCCTCATCGCTCACCTGGGCGAAACTGACACTGGCTGAGGCTACAGCGCCGATGGTGGCACCCGAACCAGCCGATAGCCCGGCCCCGCCTGAATCCGCGTCGCGGTTATCGATCAGCCAGTGGCCGGTGTGAAGCACACCGGTTTGGCCACGCATGTGCGTCCAGCGTTCGCGGGCGACGTCGGGCTCGTACGGTTTTCCATAAGCAACGCCGCCGAGTTCAAAGACGGAGTCGCAGCCGAGCACCACTGCTCCCTCGGCTTCTGGCCGGGCGGCGACGGACTCCGCCTTGGCCCGCGCCAGCAGCAGCGCTAGTTCGTGGGGCTCGGGCGTCCCATAGTGGGTTGCCACGGCAGCTTCGTCGACGTCTGAGACGAGCACATCGAAGCCGATGCTGGCGTCGGCCAGCAATTTTGCGCGTCCGGGGGAGGCTGAGGCCAGGATCAGGAGAGGGGAATCGGTCATGAGACCCAGCCTAACGAAGAGGAGCCGCACACCATGATGGCATGCGGCTCCTCCTGCCCTGGATTGCCTCAGGCGTCTCGAGTGCCTGAACCAGAGCCGACCAGAGCAGGCACGGCGCCGGATTCTTCCATAGGAACGGCATGTTCGACTGGTGCTGAATCATCGGCGAACGGGTCGCCGGTGCGCTCCGCGTTGTAGAGGCCGTGATCCAGGATGCCTTCGCGCTTGGCAACGATGGTGGGTATGAGCGCTTGCCCGGCCACGTTCACGGCGGTGCGTCCCATGTCCAGGATCGGGTCAACGGCGAGCAGCAAC
This region of Arthrobacter roseus genomic DNA includes:
- a CDS encoding Maf family protein translates to MTDSPLLILASASPGRAKLLADASIGFDVLVSDVDEAAVATHYGTPEPHELALLLARAKAESVAARPEAEGAVVLGCDSVFELGGVAYGKPYEPDVARERWTHMRGQTGVLHTGHWLIDNRDADSGGAGLSAGSGATIGAVASASVSFAQVSDEEIDAYVATGEPLPCAGGFTIDGRGGAFITGVDGDPHAVVGLSISTLRDLLGKTGLSIVDLWV